A genome region from Candidatus Sericytochromatia bacterium includes the following:
- a CDS encoding ATP-binding cassette domain-containing protein, which yields MDDAPRSGDSVFTVQNLRHRHSAREILTDVSFTLHHGDRLGILGVNGAGKTTLMRLMAGVEKPDGGQLVRRRGLSVGYLPQEFALEDAQTVRQSIEAGAEATRAMLRDFEQLSARLASAQGHELEGLLTEQTALAERLELRDAWHLDRLVETVMQHLRVPAADRLIGTLSGGERRRVSLARTLVAQPDLLILDEPTNHLDASSIAWLEDYLASGERTCVLVTHDRYFLDRIVTRMLELERGQVRTYNGNYSDYLEAKAHEAEVSAQQEQVRQNTLRRELAWVRKQPKARQAKSKAREDAYYALADDTPPPALDEIALRIPLGPVRPGKKIVELAEVGKRQGDRWLFRQLNLSLQPGDRIGVVGANGLGKTTLMRVLQGLLPPDEGSVDHGPNTRFVYADQGRDQLDLSKTLLAEVAGEASHLQLEDRTITVRNYLRRFLFDDDQHQQPLAKFSGGEQNRAQLAKLLAVGGNTLILDEPTNDLDLPTLRALEEALLVFPGAALIVSHDRYFLNRVATRVLAFEGDGRVSLTEGSYDDYVARKGQDGPSTLAVAAQKPLQAAPVTPAAPSAGARKLTFKEKQELAGMEAAVEAAEGRKTQLDAELADPSLYVERGSEVPNLLAEAAAVQAEVERLYARWAELESRAEGEAR from the coding sequence ATGGACGACGCACCGCGCTCTGGCGATTCGGTCTTCACGGTTCAGAACCTGCGCCACCGTCATAGCGCTCGGGAAATCCTGACGGATGTCTCCTTCACGCTTCACCACGGCGATCGCCTGGGCATTCTGGGCGTCAACGGGGCCGGCAAGACGACCCTGATGCGTCTGATGGCGGGGGTCGAAAAGCCGGACGGCGGCCAGCTGGTGCGTCGCCGTGGCCTGTCTGTCGGTTACCTGCCCCAGGAATTTGCGCTCGAGGATGCGCAGACCGTCCGCCAGAGCATCGAAGCTGGGGCCGAGGCCACCCGTGCCATGCTGCGAGACTTCGAACAACTCAGTGCGCGTCTTGCCAGCGCCCAGGGACATGAGCTCGAAGGGCTGCTGACGGAGCAGACCGCCCTGGCCGAGCGGCTCGAGCTGCGCGACGCCTGGCATCTGGACCGTCTGGTCGAGACCGTGATGCAGCACCTGCGGGTGCCCGCTGCCGACCGCCTGATCGGCACGCTGTCCGGGGGCGAACGCCGGCGCGTGTCGCTGGCCCGAACCCTGGTGGCCCAGCCGGACCTGCTGATTCTGGATGAACCGACCAATCACCTGGACGCCAGCAGCATTGCCTGGCTGGAGGATTACCTCGCGAGCGGGGAGCGCACCTGCGTGCTGGTCACGCACGACCGCTATTTCCTCGACCGGATCGTCACGCGCATGCTGGAACTCGAGCGGGGGCAGGTGCGCACCTACAATGGCAATTACAGCGATTACCTGGAGGCCAAGGCACACGAGGCCGAGGTGTCCGCCCAGCAGGAACAGGTGCGCCAGAACACCCTGCGCCGGGAGTTGGCCTGGGTGCGCAAACAACCCAAGGCCCGTCAGGCCAAGAGCAAGGCCAGAGAGGACGCCTATTATGCGCTGGCGGACGACACCCCGCCGCCCGCGCTGGATGAGATTGCCTTGCGCATCCCGCTCGGACCCGTGCGCCCGGGCAAGAAGATCGTGGAACTGGCCGAGGTCGGCAAGCGTCAGGGCGATCGCTGGTTGTTCCGGCAGCTGAATCTGTCGCTGCAACCGGGCGACCGGATCGGCGTGGTGGGTGCCAATGGCCTCGGCAAGACCACCCTCATGCGGGTCTTGCAGGGCTTGTTGCCGCCGGATGAGGGCAGCGTGGATCACGGTCCCAACACCCGCTTCGTCTATGCCGATCAGGGCCGTGACCAGCTGGACCTGAGCAAGACCCTGCTGGCCGAGGTGGCAGGAGAGGCGAGCCACCTTCAGCTGGAGGATCGCACCATCACCGTGCGCAATTACCTGCGGCGCTTTTTGTTCGACGATGATCAGCACCAGCAGCCACTCGCCAAGTTTTCCGGTGGGGAACAGAACCGGGCCCAGCTGGCCAAGTTGCTGGCCGTCGGCGGAAACACCCTGATTCTCGACGAGCCCACCAACGACCTGGACCTGCCGACCCTGCGCGCCCTGGAAGAGGCCTTGCTGGTCTTTCCCGGTGCGGCCCTGATCGTCAGTCACGATCGCTATTTTCTCAATCGGGTGGCGACGCGCGTGCTGGCCTTTGAAGGCGATGGGCGGGTGAGTCTGACGGAGGGCTCCTACGACGACTATGTGGCCCGCAAGGGTCAGGATGGACCGTCGACGTTGGCGGTGGCTGCGCAAAAGCCCTTGCAGGCAGCGCCGGTGACCCCGGCGGCACCCTCCGCAGGCGCCAGAAAACTGACCTTCAAGGAAAAGCAGGAACTGGCCGGCATGGAGGCCGCCGTGGAGGCCGCGGAGGGCCGCAAGACCCAACTGGATGCCGAGCTCGCCGACCCTTCCCTCTATGTCGAACGGGGCTCGGAGGTGCCGAATCTGCTGGCCGAGGCCGCTGCGGTCCAGGCGGAGGTCGAGCGCCTGTACGCCCGCTGGGCTGAGTTGGAGTCTCGGGCCGAGGGGGAGGCCCGATAG
- a CDS encoding methyltransferase domain-containing protein: MSDFRGRRVLMLGTFDPEFPRNRQLLRLLAQLGCQVECCALPLWGADRVADLTQRRWQRVAASVTLAWRLPMRLLGFIWRHHRRPDWVLVPHPAQLDAGVIGLLCRLLRVPLVVDFFVSLHETVVLDRRLIRPGSPLALGLQWADSAAARLADVLLADTPENADHFSACTGTPRRRWRVLPIGVDAAHFAPRPERDSMPATVLFYGTYIPLHGIETIVRAACLLPPHYRVQLLGDGQQRPAIEALVRELSAPVEMLAAVPETQLADRIAQAQVCLGIFGEGPKAQRVIPNKVLQCLAVGRPVITAETPAVACLGEAVTRVAAADPVRLAAAIHALMADAPRRAHQLQTGLVLVQARFSDEALAPSLAEALALAADRPGQAPLSLGGHLRWPLIAALLREAAPASILEVGAGQGAVGVRLARWSRYLGLEPDARSAAVAAQRLAASPGAQLRHGDIESLAPEERFDLVCAFEVLEHLEDDVGALRRWGEHLSPGGTLLLSVPAHRRRFGPADAAVGHWRRYDAADLEAVLHAAGFTIVARRCYGALGGHLVEQLRHWLIPWRLRGASDVAARSAASGRVFQPASGMMALVVSLLAWPLKALQAPFTGGDFGVGWVVAARRRAD; this comes from the coding sequence GTGTCAGACTTCCGGGGGCGGCGGGTCCTGATGCTCGGCACCTTCGACCCGGAATTCCCCCGCAATCGGCAACTTCTGCGTTTGCTGGCCCAGCTCGGCTGCCAGGTCGAGTGTTGCGCGCTGCCGCTCTGGGGCGCCGACCGGGTAGCGGATCTAACCCAGCGGCGTTGGCAGAGGGTGGCGGCCAGCGTGACGCTGGCCTGGCGCTTGCCCATGCGCTTGCTTGGCTTCATCTGGCGCCACCACCGGCGACCCGATTGGGTGCTGGTGCCGCATCCTGCTCAGCTGGATGCCGGCGTGATCGGCCTGCTGTGCCGCCTGCTGAGGGTGCCCTTGGTGGTCGATTTTTTCGTCTCCTTGCACGAGACGGTGGTGCTGGACCGTCGCCTGATCCGGCCAGGCTCCCCGCTCGCGTTGGGGCTGCAGTGGGCCGATAGCGCGGCTGCTCGCTTGGCGGACGTCCTGCTGGCCGACACCCCGGAAAACGCCGACCATTTTTCCGCTTGCACTGGAACGCCTCGCCGGCGCTGGCGGGTGCTGCCGATCGGGGTCGATGCCGCGCATTTCGCGCCGCGCCCTGAGCGAGATTCGATGCCCGCCACGGTGCTCTTTTACGGCACGTACATTCCCCTCCACGGCATCGAGACGATCGTGCGCGCCGCCTGCCTGTTGCCGCCCCACTATCGGGTACAGCTGTTGGGCGACGGCCAGCAACGCCCGGCCATCGAGGCCCTCGTGCGAGAGCTGTCAGCCCCTGTGGAAATGTTGGCAGCGGTTCCGGAGACGCAGCTGGCGGACCGGATCGCGCAGGCGCAAGTCTGTCTGGGCATTTTCGGCGAGGGCCCGAAGGCCCAACGCGTGATTCCCAACAAGGTGTTGCAATGCCTGGCGGTCGGACGCCCCGTGATCACCGCGGAGACACCTGCGGTGGCCTGTCTGGGCGAGGCGGTCACGCGGGTCGCGGCGGCCGATCCCGTGCGGCTGGCGGCCGCCATTCACGCCTTGATGGCGGATGCCCCTCGCCGCGCCCATCAGTTGCAGACGGGGCTCGTGCTGGTGCAGGCCCGCTTCAGCGACGAGGCCCTGGCGCCTTCGCTGGCCGAGGCCCTCGCACTCGCCGCGGACCGCCCGGGCCAGGCGCCCCTGAGCCTGGGAGGCCACCTGCGCTGGCCCCTGATCGCCGCCTTGCTCCGGGAGGCGGCGCCTGCCTCGATTCTGGAGGTGGGGGCCGGGCAGGGGGCCGTCGGGGTTCGCCTGGCCAGGTGGAGTCGCTATCTTGGGCTGGAACCCGATGCCCGCTCGGCTGCTGTGGCCGCTCAGCGTCTGGCCGCCAGCCCGGGGGCTCAGCTTCGCCACGGCGACATCGAGTCCCTGGCGCCGGAGGAACGCTTCGACCTGGTTTGCGCCTTCGAGGTGCTGGAGCATCTGGAGGACGACGTGGGCGCGCTGCGCCGCTGGGGCGAGCATCTGAGCCCTGGTGGCACCCTGCTCCTGAGCGTTCCGGCTCACCGGCGTCGATTCGGCCCCGCGGATGCGGCCGTGGGGCATTGGCGGCGCTACGATGCCGCAGATCTGGAGGCCGTGCTGCATGCCGCCGGATTCACGATCGTCGCGCGACGCTGCTACGGCGCCCTGGGCGGCCACCTGGTCGAGCAGTTGCGTCATTGGCTCATCCCCTGGCGTCTGCGCGGGGCGTCCGACGTCGCCGCCAGAAGCGCGGCCAGTGGGCGTGTCTTTCAACCGGCGAGTGGAATGATGGCCCTCGTCGTGTCGCTGCTCGCTTGGCCGCTCAAGGCATTACAGGCTCCCTTTACCGGAGGGGACTTCGGGGTGGGCTGGGTGGTGGCGGCCAGGCGCCGTGCGGATTGA
- a CDS encoding carboxypeptidase regulatory-like domain-containing protein, whose translation MRTRLSLGSLGLAVLFGALACAPKPSEPSVPAASVARVVKRPDLKAKPQLGDEATLSQVQGSGRVQVAFEGLDPSADDAAGLVSNAGASLVGVDPGGLLSKTKPYRLAQSTRDIARVTLTLTGPGGYRQVQSLTRAEMLQPLVASYFANVPVGNATLAVRVLDAAGAEIGAAQQAFVVAKGILTRVPLAVTLGRRPAVAGKPGETGGVAAVVSFQSATQERFNITGYWFVSGEGQAPAYPMQGCGQGYVWFVSQVGQQVYARVSGYNDSAARLWPNTYWEEEVRGVLDGARLLARGQVRYVDEAGLAPTRTEDSFYVLTYDPDKIRMTGTRNGLGGWAVPYRFLPNCGETPPPILPVAALRPTTPPSWLPTTPPSGVPVAAPSPRVVQGRVFDHDGRPLAGARVSLASLETSWLRVTTTSADGSYTLGPLTDVPAEPGLEMLAEAEGRTSPFHYVRTDDMLDGDARSLWLSPPGFPHAGCYRPRPWLPRPASCATAGPTSPPLPAPSATPAALSTPTAPPRPSATPAPATPLPSATPTPGPTPTIAGR comes from the coding sequence TTGCGCACGCGTCTGTCTCTTGGTTCGCTGGGCCTGGCGGTCCTGTTCGGGGCGTTGGCTTGTGCCCCCAAGCCCTCGGAACCCAGCGTTCCCGCCGCTTCGGTGGCGCGGGTGGTCAAGCGCCCTGACCTCAAGGCCAAGCCACAACTCGGCGACGAGGCAACGCTCAGCCAGGTGCAGGGCAGTGGTCGGGTGCAGGTGGCGTTCGAGGGGCTCGACCCATCGGCGGATGACGCTGCCGGCCTGGTCAGTAACGCGGGCGCCTCCCTCGTGGGCGTCGACCCGGGCGGGTTGCTCAGCAAGACCAAGCCCTATCGTCTGGCCCAGAGCACCCGCGACATTGCCCGGGTCACGCTGACCCTCACCGGCCCCGGGGGCTATCGGCAGGTGCAATCGCTGACGCGTGCGGAAATGCTGCAACCGCTGGTCGCGTCCTATTTTGCCAATGTGCCCGTCGGCAACGCCACGCTGGCGGTCCGGGTGCTGGACGCCGCGGGCGCCGAGATCGGGGCGGCCCAGCAGGCGTTCGTGGTGGCCAAGGGAATCCTGACGCGCGTTCCGCTTGCGGTGACGCTGGGACGCCGTCCGGCGGTGGCCGGCAAGCCGGGCGAGACCGGCGGCGTGGCGGCGGTGGTGTCGTTTCAGTCGGCGACGCAGGAGCGCTTCAACATCACGGGGTACTGGTTCGTCAGCGGGGAGGGCCAGGCGCCCGCCTATCCCATGCAGGGCTGTGGCCAAGGCTACGTCTGGTTCGTCAGTCAGGTTGGCCAGCAGGTCTATGCGCGCGTCAGCGGCTACAACGACAGCGCGGCTCGGTTGTGGCCCAACACCTACTGGGAAGAGGAGGTGCGGGGCGTTCTGGACGGCGCGCGCCTGCTGGCGCGCGGGCAGGTCCGCTACGTCGATGAGGCCGGCCTGGCGCCCACGCGCACGGAAGATTCCTTCTATGTCCTCACCTATGACCCGGACAAGATTCGCATGACCGGCACGCGCAACGGACTGGGCGGCTGGGCCGTGCCCTATCGCTTCTTGCCGAATTGCGGGGAGACCCCGCCGCCGATCCTGCCGGTGGCCGCGCTGCGCCCCACCACGCCGCCCAGCTGGCTTCCCACGACGCCCCCCAGCGGCGTGCCCGTGGCAGCGCCGAGTCCTCGCGTGGTGCAGGGCCGGGTCTTCGATCACGATGGGCGTCCGCTTGCCGGGGCGCGGGTGTCGCTGGCCTCGCTGGAAACCTCCTGGTTGCGGGTCACCACCACGAGCGCGGATGGCAGTTACACGCTCGGACCGTTGACGGATGTCCCGGCGGAACCGGGCCTGGAAATGCTGGCGGAGGCGGAGGGGCGCACCAGCCCATTCCACTATGTTCGCACCGACGACATGCTGGACGGCGATGCCCGGTCGCTCTGGTTGTCGCCGCCCGGCTTCCCGCACGCCGGCTGCTATCGCCCGCGGCCCTGGCTGCCTCGTCCCGCTTCCTGCGCCACCGCTGGACCGACCTCGCCACCGCTGCCCGCGCCTTCCGCCACGCCCGCGGCCTTGAGCACGCCCACGGCCCCCCCCCGTCCCAGCGCCACGCCCGCGCCGGCCACGCCCCTTCCCAGCGCCACGCCGACGCCCGGCCCCACACCGACCATCGCGGGGCGCTGA